Proteins from a single region of Osmerus eperlanus chromosome 26, fOsmEpe2.1, whole genome shotgun sequence:
- the fnbp1l gene encoding formin-binding protein 1-like isoform X1 produces MSWGTELWDQFDNLDKHTQWGIDFLERYAKFVKERLEIEQTYAKQLRNLVKKYCPKRSKDEEPRFSSCVSFYSILNELNDYAGQREVVAEDMGHKVYGELLRYSQDLKAERKHHLQEGRKAQQYLDQCWKQMDNSKKKFERECKEAEKCQLSFEKLDNDINATKSEVEKAKSQLYLRTHMADESKNEYAAQLQNFNGEQWKHFNSAIPLIFKNLQDMDERRTVKLGETYRSFAEVERKVLPIISTCLEVMVSAAKAVDHRKDSVIVVESFKSGFEPPGDFPFEDFSQNIQRSGSDGTLGPPRSGGEQGGKGDPRPSLGKAKNKLWLFGKKPKAPSLEDFSHLPPEQRRKRLQHRIDELSRDLQKELDQRDALNKMKDVYEKNPQMGDPISLQPKISETMCTMERLRSEIHKNETWLSEVEGKNSSRGDRRPSTDPHPAPAGRESPEGSYTDDTTQELRGPPHPSPRQPDLPHADVHEFDDEFDDDDPLPVIGHCKALYSFDGQNEGTLVMLEDEVLYIIEEDKGDGWTRARRQGGEDGYVPTSYLEITMEKNSKGAVTYI; encoded by the exons ATGAGTTGGGGAACGGAGCTTTGG gaCCAGTTTGATAACCTTGACAAACACACCCAGTGGGGGATCGACTTCCTGGAGCGCTATGCCAAGTTTGTCAAGGAGCGGCTGGAGATCGAACAGACCTACGCCAAGCAGCTCAG gaACCTGGTAAAGAAGTACTGCCCCAAGCGCTCCAAAGACGAGGAACCCAG GTTCTCGTCGTGCGTGTCGTTCTACTCCATCCTGAACGAGCTGAACGACTACGCGGGCCAGCGGGAGGTAGTGGCCGAGGACATGGGCCACAAGGTGTACGGGGAGTTGCTCCGATACAGCCAGGACCTGAAGGCCGAGCGCAAACAC cacCTGCAGGAGGGCAGAAAGGCCCAGCAGTATCTGGACCAGTGCTGGAAACAGATGGACAAC agtAAGAAGAAGTTTGAGCGCGAGTGCAAGGAGGCGGAGAAGTGCCAGCTGAGCTTCGAGAAGCTGGACAACGACATCAACGCCACCAAATCCGAGGTGGAAAAG GCCAAGTCCCAGCTCTATCTGCGCACCCACATGGCGGACGAGAGCAAGAACGAGTACGCCGCCCAGCTCCAGAACTTCAACGGGGAACAGTGGAAGCACTTCAACTCTGCCATCCCCCTCATCTTCAAG AACCTGCAGGACATGGACGAGAGGCGCACGGTCAAGCTGGGGGAGACCTACCGGAGCTTCGccgaggtggagaggaaggtcCTGCCCATCATCTCCACCTGCCTGGAGGTCATGGTCTCTGCTGCCAAGGCTGTGGACCACCGCAAg GACTCGGTCATCGTCGTGGAGTCGTTCAAATCGGGCTTCGAGCCCCCGGGAGACTTCCCCTTCGAGGACTTCAGCCAGAACATCCAGCGCAGCGGCTCCGACGGCACGCTGGGGCCCCCCCGAAGCGGCGGGGAGCAGGGGGGCAAGGGGGACCCCAGACCCTCCCTGGGGAAAGCCAAGAACAAGCTCTGGCTGTTTGGAAAGAAACCCAAG gccccctcccTGGAGGacttctctcacctccccccggagcagaggaggaagaggctgcAGCACCGCATCGACGAGCTGAGCAGAGACCTGCAGAAGGAGCTGGACCAGAG ggacGCCCTGAACAAGATGAAAGATGTGTATGAGAAGAACCCTCAGATGGGAGACCCCATCAGCCTGCAGCCCAAGATCTCTGAGACCATGTGCACCATGGAGAGACTCCGCTCCGAGATCCACAAGaacgag acCTGGCTGtcggaggtggaggggaagaaCAGTAGCCGAGGAGACAGGCGACCCAGCACcgacccccaccctgcccccgcaGGCCGggagag tCCCGAGGGCAGCTACACCGACGACACCACCCAGGAGCTGCGGGGCccgccccaccccagcccccgccAGCCCGACCTCCCGCACGCCGACGTCCACGAGTTCGACGACGAGTTTGACGACGACGACCCCCTGCCCGTGATCGGCCACTGCAAGGCGCTCTACTCCTTCGACG gtcaGAACGAGGGCACGCTGGTGATGCTGGAGGACGAGGTCCTGTACATCATCGAGGAGGACAAGGGCGACGGCTGGACAAGGGCCCGCAGGCAGGGCGGGGAGGACGGCTACGTCCCCACCTCCTACCTGGAGATCACCATGGAGAAGAACAGCAAAGGTGCTGTCACGTacatctga
- the fnbp1l gene encoding formin-binding protein 1-like isoform X2, with translation MSWGTELWDQFDNLDKHTQWGIDFLERYAKFVKERLEIEQTYAKQLRNLVKKYCPKRSKDEEPRFSSCVSFYSILNELNDYAGQREVVAEDMGHKVYGELLRYSQDLKAERKHHLQEGRKAQQYLDQCWKQMDNSKKKFERECKEAEKCQLSFEKLDNDINATKSEVEKAKSQLYLRTHMADESKNEYAAQLQNFNGEQWKHFNSAIPLIFKNLQDMDERRTVKLGETYRSFAEVERKVLPIISTCLEVMVSAAKAVDHRKDSVIVVESFKSGFEPPGDFPFEDFSQNIQRSGSDGTLGPPRSGGEQGGKGDPRPSLGKAKNKLWLFGKKPKAPSLEDFSHLPPEQRRKRLQHRIDELSRDLQKELDQRDALNKMKDVYEKNPQMGDPISLQPKISETMCTMERLRSEIHKNETWLSEVEGKNSSRGDRRPSTDPHPAPAGRESPEGSYTDDTTQELRGPPHPSPRQPDLPHADVHEFDDEFDDDDPLPVIGHCKALYSFDGQNEGTLVMLEDEVLYIIEEDKGDGWTRARRQGGEDGYVPTSYLEITMEKNSKGS, from the exons ATGAGTTGGGGAACGGAGCTTTGG gaCCAGTTTGATAACCTTGACAAACACACCCAGTGGGGGATCGACTTCCTGGAGCGCTATGCCAAGTTTGTCAAGGAGCGGCTGGAGATCGAACAGACCTACGCCAAGCAGCTCAG gaACCTGGTAAAGAAGTACTGCCCCAAGCGCTCCAAAGACGAGGAACCCAG GTTCTCGTCGTGCGTGTCGTTCTACTCCATCCTGAACGAGCTGAACGACTACGCGGGCCAGCGGGAGGTAGTGGCCGAGGACATGGGCCACAAGGTGTACGGGGAGTTGCTCCGATACAGCCAGGACCTGAAGGCCGAGCGCAAACAC cacCTGCAGGAGGGCAGAAAGGCCCAGCAGTATCTGGACCAGTGCTGGAAACAGATGGACAAC agtAAGAAGAAGTTTGAGCGCGAGTGCAAGGAGGCGGAGAAGTGCCAGCTGAGCTTCGAGAAGCTGGACAACGACATCAACGCCACCAAATCCGAGGTGGAAAAG GCCAAGTCCCAGCTCTATCTGCGCACCCACATGGCGGACGAGAGCAAGAACGAGTACGCCGCCCAGCTCCAGAACTTCAACGGGGAACAGTGGAAGCACTTCAACTCTGCCATCCCCCTCATCTTCAAG AACCTGCAGGACATGGACGAGAGGCGCACGGTCAAGCTGGGGGAGACCTACCGGAGCTTCGccgaggtggagaggaaggtcCTGCCCATCATCTCCACCTGCCTGGAGGTCATGGTCTCTGCTGCCAAGGCTGTGGACCACCGCAAg GACTCGGTCATCGTCGTGGAGTCGTTCAAATCGGGCTTCGAGCCCCCGGGAGACTTCCCCTTCGAGGACTTCAGCCAGAACATCCAGCGCAGCGGCTCCGACGGCACGCTGGGGCCCCCCCGAAGCGGCGGGGAGCAGGGGGGCAAGGGGGACCCCAGACCCTCCCTGGGGAAAGCCAAGAACAAGCTCTGGCTGTTTGGAAAGAAACCCAAG gccccctcccTGGAGGacttctctcacctccccccggagcagaggaggaagaggctgcAGCACCGCATCGACGAGCTGAGCAGAGACCTGCAGAAGGAGCTGGACCAGAG ggacGCCCTGAACAAGATGAAAGATGTGTATGAGAAGAACCCTCAGATGGGAGACCCCATCAGCCTGCAGCCCAAGATCTCTGAGACCATGTGCACCATGGAGAGACTCCGCTCCGAGATCCACAAGaacgag acCTGGCTGtcggaggtggaggggaagaaCAGTAGCCGAGGAGACAGGCGACCCAGCACcgacccccaccctgcccccgcaGGCCGggagag tCCCGAGGGCAGCTACACCGACGACACCACCCAGGAGCTGCGGGGCccgccccaccccagcccccgccAGCCCGACCTCCCGCACGCCGACGTCCACGAGTTCGACGACGAGTTTGACGACGACGACCCCCTGCCCGTGATCGGCCACTGCAAGGCGCTCTACTCCTTCGACG gtcaGAACGAGGGCACGCTGGTGATGCTGGAGGACGAGGTCCTGTACATCATCGAGGAGGACAAGGGCGACGGCTGGACAAGGGCCCGCAGGCAGGGCGGGGAGGACGGCTACGTCCCCACCTCCTACCTGGAGATCACCATGGAGAAGAACAGCAAAG GTTCCTGA